A genome region from Manihot esculenta cultivar AM560-2 chromosome 5, M.esculenta_v8, whole genome shotgun sequence includes the following:
- the LOC110615121 gene encoding sucrose transport protein SUC4 — protein MAIPQAESHRARARPPVVRRVPLRQLLRVTSIAGGIQFGWALQLSLLTPYVQELGIPHAWASVIWLCGPLSGLVVQPLVGHMSDRCASRFGRRRPFILTGAILIVVAVLIIGHSADIGWLLGDRGNTRPRAIGVFVFGFWVLDVANNTTQGPCRALLADLTGKDHRRTRVANAYFSLFMAIGNILGFATGAFSNWFKVFPFTVTTACNVDCANLKSAFYLDIVFMVITSYLSITAAQESPLGLSNRSTPLAEDVSVESSQEAFLWELFGTFRYFPWPVWTILLVTALNWIGWFPFLLFDTDWMGREIYGGKPNEGQNYNVGVRAGSFALMLNSVFLGITSVLMEKLCRKWGAGFIWGLSNILMALCFLAMLITSYVANHIGYLGHDLPPSGIVISAVVIFAVLGVPLAITYSVPYALISSRIEPLGLGQGLSMGVLNLAIVIPQVIVSLGSGPWDQLFGGGNSPAFAVGGLAALAGGLIAILGIPRSGTQKPRALP, from the exons ATGGCAATCCCACAGGCGGAGTCACACCGAGCCAGGGCTCGCCCACCGGTGGTCCGGAGAGTCCCGTTGCGTCAGCTACTGCGCGTGACTTCAATCGCGGGTGGAATACAATTCGGATGGGCTCTACAGCTCTCTCTCTTGACACCTTACGTTCAGGAACTAGGAATTCCGCACGCGTGGGCCAGCGTTATATGGCTTTGCGGGCCATTATCGGGCCTGGTGGTGCAGCCCCTCGTTGGCCACATGAGTGATCGCTGCGCTAGCCGGTTCGGACGCCGCAGGCCGTTTATTTTAACAGGTGCAATTTTAATTGTTGTTGCCGTTTTAATCATCGGCCACTCGGCCGATATCGGATGGTTGCTAGGAGACAGGGGAAACACCAGACCAAGAGCTATTGGAGTTTTTGTGTTCGGATTCTGGGTTCTGGACGTGGCTAACAACACGACTCAGGGTCCCTGTAGAGCGCTTCTTGCTGATCTTACTG GAAAGGATCATCGGAGGACTCGAGTGGCCAATGCTTATTTCTCACTATTCATGGCTATTGGTAATATTCTTGGCTTCGCGACTGGAGCATTCAGTAATTGGTTCAAGGTTTTTCCATTTACAGTTACTACTGCATGTAACGTTGATTGTGCCAATCTCAAGTCTGCATTCTATCTTGACATTGTTTTTATGGTAATTACTTCGTATCTAAGCATTACAGCAGCTCAAGAATCACCTCTAGGTTTGTCCAACAGATCCACACCCTTGGCTGAAGATGTGTCAGTAGAGTCAAGCCAAGAGGCTTTCCTATGGGAGCTATTTGGGACATTTAGATATTTTCCTTGGCCTGTGTGGACGATATTGTTAGTTACTGCTCTAAATTGGATTGGTTGGTTTCCATTTCTTCTCTTTGATACTGATTGGATGGGTCGAGAAATCTATGGTGGAAAGCCAAATGAAGGACAGAATTATAATGTTGGGGTCAGAGCGGGTTCTTTTGCTCTGATGTTGAATTCGGTTTTTCTTGGCATAACATCTGTGCTCATGGAAAAGCTCTGCAGGAAGTGGGGAGCTGGTTTCATTTGGGGGCTCTCAAATATACTGATGGCTCTTTGCTTCCTTGCTATGCTTATAACCTCCTATGTTGCAAACCATATTGGCTATTTAGGTCATGATCTACCACCAAGTGGCATTGTAATTTCAGCAGTTGTTATTTTTGCAGTTCTTGGCGTTCCGCTGGCA ATCACTTATAGTGTGCCGTACGCCTTGATTTCCTCACGGATAGAACCTCTAGGACTTGGTCAAG GTTTATCAATGGGTGTTTTAAATTTGGCAATTGTGATTCCAcag GTGATTGTGTCACTTGGAAGTGGACCATGGGATCAGCTATTTGGTGGTGGAAACTCGCCAGCCTTTGCAGTTGGAGGTCTTGCAGCCTTAGCTGGTGGACTCATAGCCATTTTGGGTATTCCTCGATCTGGTACTCAGAAGCCCAGGGCCCTTCCATGA
- the LOC110614900 gene encoding protein DETOXIFICATION 48: MCNPKPSSQTSFLCPNKTCFAKFNNPMDLLSDDEEELHRLPTPSEVLEEIKALGKISGPTAITGVILYSRAMISMLFLGYLGELELAGGSLSIGFANITGYSVISGLAMGMEPICGQAYGAKQWKLLGLTLQRTVLLLLSTSIPISFMWLNMKRILLWCGQDQEISSMAQTFILFSIPDLFFLSLLHPLRIYLRTQGITLPLTYCSAISVLLHIPLNFLLVVHFKLGIAGVAIAMVWTNLNVFLLLFSFVYFSGVYKDSWVSPSMDCLRGWSSLLSLAVPTCVSVCLEWWWYEFMIMLCGLLANPKATIASMGILIQTTSLVYVFPSSLSLGVSTRVGNELGANRPAKARISMIVSLVCALALGLLAMLFTTLMRHQWGRFFTSDSEILELTAVALPIAGLCELGNCPQTTGCGVLRGSARPTIGANINLGSFYLVGMPVAILMGFVAKMGFSGLWLGLLAAQGSCAILMLYVLCRTDWIVEAERARELTSSSSSSSSKPEAITNNKKANLEEILCINDEPVKSTSLETDPLISTASTVH; encoded by the exons ATGTGCAACCCAAAACCATCTTCTCAAACCTCATTCCTTTGTCCCAACAAAACCTGTTTCGCTAAATTCAACAACCCTATGGATCTTCTTTCTGATGATGAAGAGGAACTACATAGATTGCCAACTCCTTCTGAG GTCTTAGAAGAAATCAAAGCTTTAGGGAAGATTTCAGGTCCTACAGCAATTACAGGTGTCATTCTTTATTCCAGAGCTATGATCTCCATGCTTTTTCTTGGTTATCTTGGGGAACTTGAGCTTGCCGGTGGCTCCCTTTCCATTGGCTTTGCTAATATCACCGGATACTCTGTTATTTCTGGACTGGCTATGGGAATGGAGCCCATTTGTGGACAAGCTTATGGTGCGAAGCAATGGAAGCTTCTCGGCTTAACTCTTCAAAGAACCGTGCTTCTCCTCCTCTCCACCTCTATCCCCATCTCTTTCATGTGGCTGAACATGAAGAGAATCCTTTTATGGTGTGGTCAAGACCAAGAAATATCTTCAATGGCTCaaacttttattcttttttccatCCCTGacctcttcttcctttctcttctcCACCCACTTCGCATCTACCTTAGGACTCAGGGCATCACATTACCATTAACTTACTGTTCAGCCATCTCTGTTCTCCTCCATATCCCTCTAAATTTCCTCCTTGTTGTCCATTTCAAGTTGGGTATTGCAGGAGTAGCCATAGCTATGGTTTGGACTAATCTCAACGTCTTTCTCCTTCTCTTTTCGTTTGTCTACTTCTCCGGTGTATATAAAGATTCTTGGGTTTCTCCGAGCATGGATTGCCTCCGAGGATGGTCATCTTTGCTCTCTCTTGCAGTACCAACTTGTGTTTCAGTTTGCCTTGAATGGTGGTGGTATGAATTTATGATAATGTTATGTGGTCTTCTTGCTAACCCAAAAGCCACAATAGCTTCAATGGGAATCCTTATTCAGACAACCTCTTTAGTCTACGTTTTCCCATCATCTCTAAGCCTTGGAGTCTCAACCAGAGTTGGGAACGAGTTAGGGGCTAACCGGCCGGCGAAAGCTCGCATTTCCATGATTGTTTCTCTTGTATGTGCACTTGCTTTAGGCCTGCTGGCGATGCTATTCACAACATTGATGAGACATCAATGGGGAAGATTTTTCACAAGCGATTCAGAGATTCTCGAGCTTACTGCAGTAGCATTGCCAATTGCTGGGCTGTGTGAGCTTGGAAATTGCCCACAAACAACTGGTTGTGGAGTTCTAAGAGGAAGTGCTAGGCCTACCATTGGAGCCAACATCAACTTAGGTTCGTTTTACTTGGTTGGTATGCCAGTAGCCATCTTGATGGGATTCGTAGCTAAAATGGGATTTTCAGGGCTATGGCTTGGGTTACTTGCAGCTCAAGGCTCATGTGCCATCCTCATGCTATATGTTCTATGCAGAACAGATTGGATTGTTGAAGCAGAAAGAGCAAGAGAgctcacatcatcatcatcatcatcatcatcaaaaccaGAAGCTATAACTAATAACAAAAAGGCTAATCTTGAAGAGATATTGTGTATTAATGATGAGCCTGTGAAGTCAACTTCACTTGAAACAGATCCTCTCATATCCACAGCATCAACTGTGCATTGA